In one Echinicola marina genomic region, the following are encoded:
- a CDS encoding acyl-CoA dehydrogenase family protein — protein sequence MNFDANENQSMIAQMIRDFGAKEISPFRKEWDDKQQFPLQLFKKLGELGLMGVLIPTKYGGSGFGYYEYVTAILELAKLDPGIGLSMAAHNSLCCGHIMLFGTDEQKEKYLPKLASCEHLGAWGLTEPNTGSDAANMKTTAVKEGDYYIINGAKNFITHGVSGDVAVVIARTGNVGDSHGMTAFVLERGMAGFKGGRKEDKLGMRTSETAELIFQDCKVHKSQMLGEEGEGFIQSMKVLDGGRISIAALSLGIAEGALEAAIQYSKERHQFNKPISSYQGISFKLADMATKLEAAKLLTFKAADLKNRGEYVTLASAKAKYYASEVAVELANEAVQIFGGYGFTKDYPVEKYYRDAKLCTIGEGTSEIQKMVISREILK from the coding sequence ATGAATTTTGATGCGAATGAAAATCAAAGCATGATCGCCCAAATGATCAGGGACTTTGGTGCTAAGGAAATAAGCCCTTTCAGAAAAGAATGGGATGATAAACAGCAATTTCCTTTGCAACTTTTTAAAAAACTAGGTGAACTGGGCTTGATGGGGGTATTGATTCCTACTAAGTATGGAGGGAGTGGGTTTGGATATTATGAATACGTCACGGCTATTTTGGAACTGGCCAAGTTGGATCCAGGAATAGGCTTGTCCATGGCTGCGCATAATTCTCTTTGCTGTGGGCATATCATGCTTTTTGGCACAGATGAACAAAAGGAAAAATATTTACCTAAGTTAGCTTCCTGCGAACACCTAGGGGCTTGGGGGCTTACAGAACCCAATACGGGCTCTGATGCAGCCAATATGAAAACTACAGCAGTAAAGGAGGGTGACTATTATATAATCAATGGGGCAAAGAATTTTATCACCCATGGCGTTTCTGGAGATGTAGCGGTGGTGATTGCCCGAACTGGCAATGTGGGGGACTCGCATGGGATGACAGCCTTTGTTTTGGAAAGGGGGATGGCTGGATTTAAAGGTGGAAGAAAAGAGGACAAGCTGGGAATGCGTACCTCTGAAACTGCAGAATTGATTTTTCAAGACTGCAAGGTGCACAAAAGTCAGATGTTAGGAGAGGAAGGGGAAGGCTTTATTCAGTCGATGAAGGTATTGGATGGAGGGAGAATATCTATTGCAGCACTTTCGCTTGGGATTGCAGAGGGGGCTTTGGAAGCAGCTATTCAGTATTCAAAAGAGCGACATCAGTTTAACAAGCCCATCAGTTCATACCAGGGTATATCTTTTAAATTGGCAGATATGGCCACAAAATTAGAGGCCGCCAAGCTGTTGACCTTTAAAGCTGCAGATTTAAAAAATAGGGGGGAATATGTGACTTTGGCCAGTGCAAAGGCGAAGTACTATGCGTCAGAAGTAGCTGTGGAGCTGGCCAATGAAGCCGTACAGATTTTTGGGGGCTATGGTTTTACCAAGGATTATCCTGTGGAAAAATACTATAGGGATGCCAAACTATGCACCATAGGTGAAGGAACCTCTGAGATTCAAAAAATGGTTATTTCCAGAGAAATCCTGAAATAA
- the rpsU gene encoding 30S ribosomal protein S21, which yields MIVVNVKENESIEKALKRFKKKFDRTGAIRELRSRQHFEKPSVKRRTEVIKAAYKQRMQDEEGK from the coding sequence ATGATCGTAGTAAACGTAAAAGAGAACGAATCTATCGAAAAAGCGCTTAAGCGTTTCAAGAAAAAGTTTGACAGAACTGGAGCAATCCGTGAGTTGAGATCTCGTCAACATTTCGAAAAACCATCTGTAAAAAGAAGAACAGAGGTAATCAAAGCCGCCTACAAACAAAGAATGCAGGACGAAGAAGGGAAATAA
- the galE gene encoding UDP-glucose 4-epimerase GalE, whose translation MQQILITGGAGYIGSHTAVALVNAGFEPIIIDNFSNSEKTVLNGLEKILNRPVKCYEGDCNDREMVRNIFKENNIAGVIHFAASKAVGESTQIPLKYYSNNINSLIVLLETMKEFKVKDIVFSSSCTVYGQPDELPVKETTPRKDAESPYGNTKKICEDILMDHVKSGAEARIVALRYFNPIGAHPSSLIGELPIGVPANLIPFVTQTGAGIREKITVFGDDYDTPDGTCIRDYIHVMDLADAHVKSIQYLADKEDTYFDLFNVGTGNGNTVMEVIKAFEKVSGKPLNYELGTRRAGDIEKVWANTDKVSKVLGWTPEYNLEDALKDAWNWQLTLAK comes from the coding sequence ATGCAACAAATTTTAATCACAGGCGGAGCAGGATATATAGGATCCCATACTGCTGTAGCTTTGGTAAATGCCGGATTTGAACCTATTATCATTGACAATTTTTCCAATTCCGAAAAAACAGTACTTAATGGCCTTGAAAAGATCCTCAATCGACCAGTAAAATGTTATGAAGGCGATTGCAACGATAGGGAAATGGTCAGAAATATTTTCAAAGAAAATAATATTGCCGGTGTCATCCATTTTGCTGCTTCCAAAGCAGTAGGAGAAAGCACCCAGATCCCCCTGAAATACTACAGCAATAATATCAACTCCTTGATTGTATTATTGGAAACCATGAAGGAGTTCAAAGTAAAAGACATTGTTTTCTCTTCTTCATGCACCGTTTATGGCCAGCCGGATGAGTTACCTGTAAAGGAAACCACCCCGAGAAAAGATGCGGAAAGCCCTTATGGTAACACCAAAAAAATCTGTGAAGACATCCTCATGGACCATGTCAAAAGTGGTGCTGAAGCTAGGATCGTGGCACTTAGGTATTTCAACCCAATTGGAGCACATCCCAGTTCACTAATCGGTGAATTGCCTATCGGTGTTCCTGCCAACTTAATACCATTTGTTACACAAACCGGAGCAGGCATCAGAGAAAAAATCACTGTCTTTGGAGATGATTATGACACACCTGATGGCACCTGTATCAGAGACTATATCCACGTAATGGACTTGGCAGATGCCCACGTAAAATCCATCCAATACCTAGCTGATAAAGAAGATACCTATTTTGACTTATTCAATGTAGGTACTGGAAATGGCAATACGGTAATGGAAGTGATCAAGGCCTTTGAGAAAGTGAGTGGAAAACCTCTTAATTATGAACTGGGAACAAGAAGAGCCGGAGATATTGAAAAAGTATGGGCCAATACGGACAAAGTGAGCAAAGTGCTAGGCTGGACGCCTGAATACAATTTGGAAGATGCCTTAAAAGATGCCTGGAACTGGCAATTGACATTAGCTAAATAA
- a CDS encoding GNAT family N-acetyltransferase, translating into MHIKYRLIQKKDNQAVKELIQNVFVEFDAPREGTVFADPEMEDLHGLFERTPQSVFWLAEADGEVLGCCGIFPTEGLPIKVAELVKFYLSPQSRGKGIGKELLKKCTQSARELGYQSLYIESIPEFENAIGLYEKQGFKRLEQPIGDSGHYTCSIWMLKEL; encoded by the coding sequence ATGCATATTAAATATCGTCTTATCCAAAAGAAGGATAATCAAGCTGTAAAGGAATTGATCCAGAACGTTTTTGTGGAATTCGATGCGCCTCGCGAAGGGACTGTTTTTGCAGATCCTGAGATGGAGGATTTGCATGGATTGTTTGAACGAACTCCCCAATCGGTGTTTTGGTTGGCTGAGGCTGATGGGGAAGTCTTGGGCTGCTGTGGGATTTTTCCAACTGAGGGGCTACCTATAAAGGTGGCTGAATTGGTGAAGTTTTACCTTTCGCCCCAGTCAAGAGGTAAAGGGATAGGAAAGGAATTATTGAAAAAATGTACGCAAAGTGCCCGAGAACTAGGTTATCAATCACTTTATATCGAAAGTATACCGGAATTTGAAAATGCTATCGGCCTCTATGAAAAGCAAGGTTTTAAACGCTTGGAACAGCCAATCGGTGATTCAGGACATTATACCTGCAGCATATGGATGCTAAAAGAATTATAG
- the hpf gene encoding ribosome hibernation-promoting factor, HPF/YfiA family, whose product MKLQMHSIHFDADQKLIDFIQKKADKLDTFYDRIIDGEVFMRLDKNEKNENKIVEIKLNVPGKQLFAKHQKDSFEAAADEAIEGLRRQIKKFKEKLVLARQ is encoded by the coding sequence ATGAAATTACAAATGCATTCAATCCATTTCGACGCTGATCAGAAGTTGATAGACTTTATCCAAAAGAAAGCGGATAAGCTAGATACTTTTTATGACAGGATTATTGACGGCGAGGTATTTATGAGGCTCGATAAGAATGAGAAAAACGAGAACAAAATCGTTGAGATTAAATTGAATGTGCCCGGGAAACAGTTGTTTGCAAAGCATCAGAAGGATTCTTTTGAAGCAGCTGCTGATGAAGCGATTGAGGGGCTGAGGAGACAGATTAAGAAATTCAAAGAAAAATTGGTTTTAGCGAGACAATAA
- a CDS encoding tyrosine-type recombinase/integrase produces MLFSFINYLEHEKRASAHTVLAYQKDLEQFKDFLKLSFEMERLEGASHAEIRAWVVDLVEQGLSATTINRKIATLRSYYKFLLRSGELTKDPTYKIKALKTPKRLPEFVQENVMVEVLNEIVYEEGFEGQRDKMVMEFLYLTGVRLSELLTIKWQDLDIEGQTVRVLGKRKKERIIPLTNELVKNIISFRKVFKETFSNVNESDYFIVINTRKQAYPMKIYRIVRKYLDLFAQTSKRSPHLLRHTFATHLLNKGADLNAVKDLLGHASLAATQVYTHNSMEKLKAVFEQAHPKA; encoded by the coding sequence ATGCTTTTTTCGTTTATAAACTATCTTGAACATGAGAAACGGGCCAGTGCGCATACAGTCTTGGCTTACCAAAAAGATCTGGAACAGTTCAAGGATTTTTTAAAACTGTCCTTTGAGATGGAGCGTTTGGAAGGAGCGTCACATGCCGAAATCCGTGCTTGGGTAGTGGACTTGGTAGAGCAAGGATTGTCAGCGACTACCATTAACAGGAAAATAGCCACCCTAAGATCTTATTATAAATTTTTGTTGCGATCTGGAGAGTTGACCAAAGATCCCACCTATAAAATTAAAGCACTGAAAACCCCGAAAAGATTACCTGAATTTGTGCAGGAAAATGTGATGGTAGAGGTACTGAACGAGATAGTTTATGAAGAAGGGTTTGAGGGGCAGCGGGATAAGATGGTGATGGAGTTTTTGTACCTTACAGGGGTGAGGTTGTCGGAATTATTGACCATCAAGTGGCAAGATCTTGATATTGAGGGTCAAACAGTGAGGGTGTTGGGAAAGCGCAAAAAAGAAAGAATAATTCCTCTTACAAATGAGTTGGTTAAGAATATAATTTCGTTCAGGAAAGTATTTAAAGAAACATTTTCAAATGTAAACGAGAGTGATTATTTTATCGTTATAAATACAAGAAAGCAAGCGTACCCAATGAAGATTTACCGAATAGTGAGGAAATATTTAGACCTTTTTGCGCAGACGTCCAAGCGTAGTCCTCACCTTCTGAGACATACCTTTGCGACCCATTTGCTAAATAAGGGAGCGGACCTCAACGCAGTTAAAGATCTCTTGGGACATGCCAGCCTGGCTGCCACGCAAGTTTATACACACAATTCTATGGAAAAACTGAAGGCTGTGTTTGAGCAAGCACATCCTAAAGCCTAA
- a CDS encoding TonB-dependent receptor, with protein MKQLLQVKMLLLFGMFLLGAGVIQAQVTSSSIRGNVVDEAGELLIGATVKATHEPSGSVYGAVTSVDGRFNLANLRVGGPYTLEVSYIGFQTIQLTNINLSLGQPYSVDIILLDDEAELEMVVVTSNSLDDFNASRTGAATNVGQKAITDLPQINRSVLDFTRLTPQASGNSFAGRDARYNNLQIDGANFNNGFGLSSSPLPGGSSQPISLDAVEEITVNIAPFDVTQSGFTGAGINAVTKSGTNTFKGSAYYFLKNQDLQGRQIGSNELEKVDAASRNFGFRLGGPIIKNKLFFFVNAEREVQTGANASGANLWRASTDGVADPENNIARPTVDDLESVRNHLINQWGYDPGRYEGYANEAEQSSTKFLARVDWNINDKHKLAVRYNQVVGEAPQVANATSGPRPRAPFPNGARVSQNAITFENGNYGFENSVKSITAELNSYFSAKLSNQFLATYSRIQDTRTTPGPEFPFVDIWDGGGFIEDEDGNMVKNVGSMNYISFGTELFSYNNDVVNDNYSFINNLTYVEGSHTFTAGAAFEIQKFGNSYVRMGTSYYRYASVEDFLTTGTVNEVAPTLFGLTYPYEGRDTYSRINFGLASLYAQDKFSVNENLDLTFGLRAELPIYLNDLTANQSIDEITLLNKYGMPTHYSSGEWPKSKVMVSPRFGFNWDVNGDRTFTLRGGTGVFSGRVPFVWLTNMPTNAGVIQNNIEPGDYDDVEGWIDNVSFQTDKYYYVNNVPEGAEDVFISSPSEGAPGSFALVDREFKMPMVWRSSLGADYVIPNTPLIATADLLYTRDINGVFQYGANRTRSTNTMNYGASGVIGDYGDDREFFVPGQSNAYNPVMGGNNATILTNTDVKGHSFSATFGLTMPDYKGLSASVYYTYSSAKEVSANSGSNASSAWGASPVINSPNDQMLNISDFATPHRVVASVNYKVEYANALATTIGLYYSGANQGRFSYTYGDDINNDGINADLIYLPRDTDDLPLVDGDFSVAEQKAALDAFIEENGLDKYRGEYLPRNAFLLPWLNRWDVRVLQDIFTDIGDNRSTLQLSVDIVNVGNLLNSDWGVQDQLNGAENLLQLANDTPTSGVPALNVQTVSDELVATPFRNVSNLSTTWGMQVGLRLIF; from the coding sequence ATGAAGCAATTGTTACAAGTAAAGATGCTGCTGCTATTTGGCATGTTCTTATTAGGAGCAGGTGTAATTCAAGCGCAGGTAACGAGCAGTAGTATTCGGGGAAATGTCGTAGATGAGGCCGGAGAGCTGCTTATCGGAGCTACAGTTAAAGCTACCCATGAGCCTTCTGGTTCGGTTTATGGAGCTGTAACCAGTGTTGATGGGCGGTTTAATCTCGCTAACTTAAGAGTGGGAGGCCCTTATACTTTGGAGGTTAGTTATATCGGCTTTCAAACCATACAACTGACCAATATTAATTTGAGTTTGGGGCAACCCTATTCGGTGGATATTATCCTGTTGGATGATGAAGCTGAGCTAGAGATGGTAGTAGTTACTTCCAATAGTCTGGATGATTTTAATGCTTCTAGGACAGGAGCCGCCACCAATGTGGGGCAAAAGGCTATCACTGATTTGCCCCAAATAAACCGTAGTGTTTTGGACTTTACCAGACTTACACCACAAGCGTCTGGAAATTCCTTTGCGGGCAGAGATGCGAGGTACAATAACCTGCAAATCGACGGTGCCAATTTTAACAATGGTTTTGGCTTGAGTAGCAGTCCCCTTCCTGGAGGGAGTTCCCAGCCGATTTCCTTGGATGCTGTGGAAGAAATCACTGTGAATATTGCGCCTTTTGATGTTACCCAAAGTGGCTTTACAGGCGCAGGTATCAATGCTGTAACTAAAAGTGGTACCAATACTTTCAAAGGGTCAGCGTATTATTTTTTAAAGAACCAAGATTTGCAAGGTAGACAAATCGGCAGTAATGAATTAGAAAAGGTAGATGCAGCAAGCAGAAACTTTGGCTTTAGACTTGGTGGACCTATCATCAAGAACAAATTATTCTTCTTTGTCAATGCAGAAAGAGAAGTTCAGACAGGAGCCAATGCCTCAGGAGCCAACCTTTGGCGAGCATCTACGGATGGAGTGGCCGACCCAGAAAATAATATTGCCCGACCGACCGTAGATGATCTGGAATCAGTTAGAAATCATTTGATCAATCAATGGGGGTATGATCCGGGAAGGTATGAGGGCTACGCCAATGAAGCAGAGCAAAGCAGTACCAAGTTTTTGGCCAGGGTCGACTGGAATATTAATGATAAACACAAGCTAGCGGTTAGGTATAATCAAGTAGTGGGAGAGGCTCCTCAGGTTGCGAATGCTACATCAGGTCCAAGGCCAAGGGCTCCTTTTCCAAATGGTGCCAGGGTCAGTCAAAATGCTATCACTTTTGAAAATGGAAATTATGGATTTGAAAATTCGGTGAAATCTATCACAGCAGAATTGAATAGTTATTTTTCCGCTAAACTTAGTAATCAGTTTTTGGCCACCTATTCAAGAATTCAAGATACTAGAACTACTCCGGGACCGGAATTCCCATTTGTTGACATCTGGGATGGTGGAGGATTTATTGAAGACGAAGATGGGAATATGGTGAAAAATGTAGGTTCTATGAACTACATTAGTTTTGGTACTGAGTTGTTCTCCTATAATAATGATGTGGTTAACGATAATTATTCCTTTATCAACAACCTCACTTATGTGGAAGGTAGTCATACTTTTACTGCTGGAGCTGCTTTTGAAATCCAAAAATTCGGAAACAGTTATGTAAGGATGGGTACTTCCTACTATCGCTATGCCTCCGTCGAGGATTTCTTGACTACTGGCACAGTAAACGAAGTAGCGCCAACCTTGTTTGGTTTGACCTATCCTTATGAAGGAAGGGATACTTATTCGAGGATTAATTTTGGTCTTGCTTCATTATATGCCCAAGATAAATTCTCAGTGAATGAAAACTTGGATTTGACCTTTGGTTTGAGAGCTGAATTGCCCATTTATCTTAATGATTTGACGGCCAATCAATCCATTGATGAGATTACCCTATTAAACAAATATGGCATGCCTACGCATTATAGTTCAGGTGAATGGCCAAAATCGAAAGTGATGGTTTCTCCTCGTTTTGGATTTAACTGGGACGTGAATGGTGATAGAACTTTTACTTTAAGAGGTGGTACAGGTGTATTCTCTGGTAGGGTGCCCTTCGTATGGTTGACCAATATGCCAACCAATGCTGGTGTGATACAAAATAATATTGAGCCAGGTGACTATGATGATGTAGAAGGCTGGATTGACAATGTCTCTTTTCAGACTGACAAATATTATTATGTAAACAATGTGCCGGAAGGTGCTGAAGATGTATTTATTTCTTCACCTTCTGAAGGTGCTCCCGGCTCTTTTGCCCTTGTGGACAGAGAGTTCAAAATGCCCATGGTTTGGAGATCAAGTTTAGGTGCTGATTATGTCATTCCCAATACACCTTTAATTGCAACTGCGGATTTACTTTATACCCGTGATATCAATGGGGTGTTCCAATATGGTGCAAATAGAACACGCTCTACCAATACCATGAATTATGGGGCTAGTGGAGTGATTGGTGACTATGGAGATGATAGGGAGTTCTTTGTTCCAGGACAAAGTAATGCTTATAATCCAGTAATGGGAGGCAATAATGCTACTATTCTTACCAATACAGATGTGAAAGGACATAGTTTTAGTGCTACATTTGGGTTGACCATGCCAGATTATAAAGGGCTGTCAGCTTCTGTATACTATACTTATTCAAGTGCTAAGGAAGTGTCTGCCAATTCAGGATCCAATGCTAGTTCGGCATGGGGAGCAAGTCCAGTTATTAATAGTCCTAATGACCAGATGCTGAATATTTCCGATTTTGCAACTCCTCATCGCGTAGTAGCCAGTGTGAACTATAAAGTGGAATATGCAAACGCCTTGGCCACTACTATAGGCTTATATTACAGCGGAGCCAACCAAGGTAGGTTCTCTTATACATACGGTGACGATATCAATAATGATGGGATCAACGCCGACTTGATTTATCTTCCTAGAGATACGGATGATCTTCCTTTGGTGGATGGGGATTTTTCAGTGGCAGAACAGAAGGCTGCTTTGGACGCATTTATTGAGGAGAATGGTTTGGATAAATATAGAGGTGAGTATTTGCCAAGAAATGCATTCCTGTTGCCTTGGTTGAATAGATGGGATGTAAGGGTGCTACAAGACATCTTTACGGATATTGGAGATAACAGAAGTACCCTTCAGTTAAGTGTGGATATTGTTAATGTGGGTAACCTATTGAATAGTGATTGGGGGGTACAGGACCAGCTCAATGGTGCTGAAAACCTTCTGCAGCTGGCCAATGATACACCTACAAGTGGTGTACCTGCCTTGAATGTACAAACGGTATCTGATGAATTGGTGGCCACTCCGTTCCGAAATGTAAGTAATCTATCGACTACTTGGGGAATGCAAGTTGGTTTGCGATTGATATTCTAA
- a CDS encoding lysoplasmalogenase has protein sequence MQTKAIGWLYLYLFAGLADISLIIQQQDDLRFLSKPLLMISLCAYFLSTTSVIKNTLLRKSVGTALILSLIGDVLLLFPQMFLYGLGAFFIAQVCYIIAFKLIQNHQINLRQINFLKIFFFNLPIYIVASIIYFLINDNLHQLKTPVIFYILAMVMMASTARERFKRTNTQSFVQVFLGAILFLVSDSIIALDLFFQPINNSGVLIMGTYILAQLLIVMGIRSHLVHSPTKTKDQ, from the coding sequence ATGCAAACGAAAGCAATTGGCTGGCTTTATCTTTACCTATTTGCAGGATTGGCTGATATCTCCTTGATTATTCAGCAACAAGACGACTTAAGATTCCTTTCCAAGCCTTTATTGATGATCTCCTTATGCGCTTATTTTTTAAGCACTACCTCCGTCATAAAAAACACTTTACTGAGAAAATCAGTAGGGACAGCTTTGATTTTATCCTTGATTGGTGATGTCTTGCTCCTGTTTCCTCAAATGTTTTTGTATGGACTGGGCGCCTTCTTTATCGCACAGGTTTGCTATATCATAGCCTTTAAACTTATCCAAAACCATCAGATAAACCTCAGACAGATCAACTTTCTGAAAATATTCTTTTTTAACCTACCTATTTACATAGTCGCCTCCATCATTTACTTTCTTATCAATGATAACCTTCACCAACTCAAAACACCTGTTATCTTCTATATCTTGGCCATGGTCATGATGGCAAGTACTGCCCGGGAGAGGTTCAAAAGGACCAATACACAAAGCTTCGTACAAGTCTTTTTGGGTGCCATACTCTTTTTGGTCTCTGATAGTATTATCGCCTTGGACCTGTTCTTTCAACCTATAAACAATAGCGGAGTATTGATCATGGGCACCTATATCCTGGCCCAGCTGCTTATCGTTATGGGCATTAGGAGTCACTTGGTACACAGTCCTACCAAGACCAAAGACCAATAA
- a CDS encoding IS256 family transposase — protein sequence MKKEDLLNDDFLKQFKNGEELQTFLGELQKRAVEKMLEGELDSHLGYRKNEQSDNPNSRNGHTSKKIKSSFGESHINVPRDRDGSFEPALVPKRKSMAEGVENVIISMYAKGMSNHDIGEQIRELYDINVSASTISRVTDAVSEDIVAWRNRPLDPVYLIVWMDGISFKVRENSKVVNKTVYIAVGLKTNGLKEVLGLWLGKNESAAFWMGVLTDMKARGVEDILITATDNLNGFTDTIKASFPESVTQICVVHQIRNACRYVVWKDKKAFTKDMKEVYTAPNKEAAGAALEDFAEKWESKYSYAIKSWRDNWDELTVFFDYPVEIRKIIYTTNLIENLNGKVRKYTKNKLSFPTDEAVIKSVFLALREATKKWTMPIRDWGIILNSFLLIFGKRVRLN from the coding sequence ATGAAAAAAGAAGACCTTTTAAACGACGATTTCCTAAAGCAGTTCAAGAACGGAGAAGAACTGCAAACTTTTTTAGGTGAGCTCCAAAAGCGGGCAGTGGAAAAGATGCTAGAAGGAGAACTGGACAGCCATCTTGGATACCGAAAAAACGAACAGTCAGACAATCCCAACTCACGCAACGGACACACTTCCAAAAAGATAAAGAGCAGTTTTGGGGAGTCACATATCAATGTCCCCAGGGACAGGGACGGCAGTTTTGAGCCGGCACTGGTACCCAAAAGGAAAAGCATGGCAGAAGGTGTGGAGAACGTGATCATCTCCATGTATGCCAAAGGGATGTCCAACCATGACATAGGGGAACAGATCAGAGAGCTCTATGACATCAACGTATCGGCATCTACCATATCCAGGGTTACCGATGCGGTGTCCGAGGATATTGTGGCCTGGCGGAACCGTCCGCTCGACCCGGTCTATCTGATCGTATGGATGGACGGGATATCCTTCAAGGTACGGGAGAACTCCAAGGTGGTCAACAAGACCGTTTACATTGCGGTAGGGCTAAAGACCAACGGATTAAAAGAGGTCCTGGGGCTCTGGCTGGGAAAAAACGAATCAGCGGCCTTTTGGATGGGCGTACTCACCGATATGAAGGCACGGGGTGTCGAGGACATCCTGATCACGGCCACCGATAACCTTAACGGCTTTACCGATACGATCAAGGCCTCCTTCCCCGAATCGGTCACCCAGATATGTGTAGTACACCAGATCAGGAACGCCTGTAGATATGTGGTATGGAAAGACAAAAAGGCCTTCACCAAGGATATGAAAGAGGTCTATACCGCTCCAAATAAGGAAGCTGCCGGGGCCGCCCTGGAAGATTTTGCCGAAAAATGGGAAAGCAAATACTCATATGCCATTAAAAGCTGGAGGGACAACTGGGATGAACTGACCGTTTTCTTTGACTATCCCGTGGAAATAAGGAAGATCATTTATACCACCAACCTGATAGAAAACCTCAATGGAAAGGTCAGAAAATACACCAAAAACAAGCTGTCCTTCCCAACTGATGAGGCAGTTATCAAATCGGTATTCCTTGCCCTGCGCGAAGCCACCAAAAAATGGACAATGCCGATCAGGGACTGGGGAATAATCCTTAATAGTTTTCTGCTTATATTTGGAAAAAGGGTCAGGCTAAACTAA